In Esox lucius isolate fEsoLuc1 chromosome 22, fEsoLuc1.pri, whole genome shotgun sequence, the genomic window GCTCAACATTGAAGCCCAAATCACATTGATAGAGAGGTGGCCTAAGAACAGTAGTAAGAGGAAAGTCTTGGAACAGCTACATATTGTGATATTTTCTTTGGCAATATATTGTATCATATtgacaatgtacatttttacatagGTTGTTTAAAACTAGAACTTATTTTCCAAGGTCGGGACAATTCCTTTTTAGCACATTCACCTTCaggaaaacagtttttttcctcTGGCTCTCTCTTGTTACTGTGCAATAGACATATAGGAGAAAATAAATGGCAACTAAATCATTATCAAATCCCAATACCTGTAGCCAGAATGACAATATGTATGATACATTTACAACTACATTGTTTTGTACAGCTGTTATGTGTGGGGCAATTCCCAACCCTACATGTTAGCCTCTTTGGAACAATCCACTGATCCGTTCATGGAAAATATGTTGATTATAATTCTAGACCTCCAGTTGCATAGCCTTGTTTTAAACAGTTGCATAGCATTGTCAGAGCCTGTGTTTCAGTGTTAACACCCCTGGCTTAGACACACGTAACCGCTCCTCCGACCCGGGTGACCATGGTTCAACTCCCCGCCCAACCCTTCAGTGTTGTTTCTGCCACTTTTCTGCATCCTCTCTGTCATTTCACAATGCTCTATTAGTCAGAAGCGCCCATTAAGCTAACATGACAGCCGTATCAAGTGATTTGATTTTACTGTGTAATTTGAATGGTGAAACCACAAAGTGCCGAGGGTGTTcctcagtgtttgttttctgtccGTCAAAATGACCTGTTGAATAAATAAGACATCCTCCTCCCGGGTCTGACAAGTAGAACTGGACAGAACGTCTTGTCCACATTAGCTTTATGATTTATGGATTTATAGAGATCGACCTATTCTTCGTACATCTGATATGAAGGGTTGCCTGGTTACAGATGAGGCTAAGTTATTCACGGGAACAAcgggctacacacacacacacacacacacacacacacacacacacacacagtagatgTTAATGAGCAGATGTTGCTGTTTAAAAAGGATAATGATTGGAATGAAAGCAAGGCCAAAAGATAAAAGAGGGATGAAAAAGAGGGTTACATCCGCTTCTACTCTTTATCActcatccctctatcctcttctcatccctctctcatcctcatCTCCCCGCCTTTGGATAAAAGCAGCGTTGTCTTTTGTCTGTCATAATTGCACCACAGCCCGTTGAAATGATGtcttgtgtgtttgggtgttaaTGTATAATGGCCGCAGTAGCGATggatgtgtggtgtgttttcagAAAACATCCATCTAAACCCTTAATGCAgctgttgtttgtgtttgtgtgtgtgtgtgtgtgtgtgtgtgttattgccCTCTGCTGGTAAGTAATGGCAGCGTCTGGGTTCATAATTCCTGCATGTTCACTCTGGAAGGGTTTCCTTTCAAgttcacatttttaaaacatataaagGTCAagtatatttataaataatgtatggACCATAGTTATGTATTTACAACTGGCCGTGCATTTACTCTGTATAAGAGTGAATAATCTTCATGAAAAGGATGACAGTTGTTTATTCCACGAGACCTTTCTTCCAGTTGACGTTGTTTGCTTTTAAGTGATTATAATTACGCAGTGAGGCACGAGGCGCCGCGGTACCACGCCGTTACCGTGGTATGTCCCGTACGCCACGTCCACCAACCAATCAGCAGTCGGGATTTGAAAGACCCCGGGCCTACTGACATGTCCCCCTCGGTGTGCCCTCCTGTAGCGGTGTCTAACCTGGATGTGGAGAGCAAGCTGACGGCACATTACCGGGCCCCGTGGCACCAGCAGCACAACGTGTTCCACCCCTGCAGCCGGCCGCCATGCGTAGAGGAGCTGCACCGGCACGCCCAGCAGAGTCTCCGCGCCCTgcacagaggtcagaggtcacatggacggccccacacacacacacacacacacacacacgtgccaACACCTTAAACAGCAGTGACAAAATAATTTGCTGGGATTTGGGAGGCTCTTGATTTAGTGCACCTTTTCAGGGAGAGGCATGAATGTATTGGACGGGAGTGTTTACAGCGCCAGGTTCCTAGCGGAGTGTTCACTCATTGGTTTCACAGATCACCGTCAGCGGTCGAACAGCCGCGAGCGCAGAGTGGCCATCTCCATCTCCGCGGCTCCTCCGATGCCCTCCTTCCCCTCACCACGCACCCTCCGGAGGCAGGAGCAGAGAGGCAGACACAGCCGCTCGGTAAGAGACTGTGAATCAGGAGGAGTGAATCCCTATGCATGCAATTCTCGATGGTTGTATTGGAGGAAGTACATTTCCACGCTATGGAAGGTCGTTTCGAtgctaacttttttttttttaaaccttggACACACTAAAAGTTTCAAATGCCATCTGTGTAATACTTGGCCAAAGCCTTGAATGTTCAGGTGTTTTGCATCCAGCCTCCAACAAAACCCACTAGATAATGCAGTAGTGTCCAGTGGAGCTTTTCCAATATGAGTTGGATGGTGTGTCTATTTGATTTATATCTACAAGAGGAGCAGTTCTGTAAATCAAATAAATCTCTTTGATTCACATTTACAAGCAGCAgcagagaccagagagagagagagaatatcaACCGCGGAAGGTAATTCATCACATGgtctagtctgtgtgtgtttgtagggacctgatgtccccacaaagataaTGAAACCCCAAAAATAGGTCCACGCAAGgttgtgatgtgtgtatgtgtgtgtgtgtgtgtccacccTGTTCTCTTGCCAATATCTACAATCACTGCACCCAAACCCTGACACACAACAGGAAGTGTATTTAATCAAGAAAACATATGGGGGTGTGCTTTATGGTCAATATACCAAAGCTAGTTCTCAGGCATGACACAACACAAAGCCTGGATCCTGCCCTTAGCTGGGGTATATTGTCCATACAACACAAAGCCTGGATCCTGCCCTTAGATGTGGTATATTGTCCATACAACACAAAGCCTGTGTCCTGCCCTTAGATGTGGTATATTGTCCATAAAACTAAGCCTGGATCCAGTCCTTAGATGTGGTTTATTGTCCATACAACTCATAGCCTGGATCCTGCCCTTAGCTGTGCTATATTGTCCATACAACACAAAGCCTGGATCcggcccttagctgtggtatattgtccATACAACTCACAGCCTGGATCCTGTCCTTAGATGTGGTATATTGTCCATACAACACAAAGCCTGGATCCTggccttagctgtggtatattgtccATACAACTCAATGCCTGGATTACATTTTTAGATGTGGTATATTGTCCATACAATTCAAACCCCTGAGGTACCTTAttgctgttttaaaatatgaaacattagAGAGTCATATTTTGTATAGACCATGACgtttagccaatcagcattcaggattcaaaccttgTAATGATACGTTACCTACTCTAGTCTTTCTAATCTGTGGTCATCATATTGTGGTTCTGTAACCATAAATCTAAattaaatctaaataaataaactcaaaAAAAGCTCTTTCTTCCTGTTTAATCGCTGCCACTAGGAGAGGCAGATGAGGGAAACAGAAATTCAGACAGTTCAAAGGAAGGTAACAGAAAATACATCTCTTGGAAATCGTCAAAATACATACTACCTTCCATCTCATCATATTTatcatgcattttttattttatttttgcatgcTTATGAATAGTGTATTTCTGTGGAGAAGAATCAGAATCTGTACTCTTTTATCTGATTGCTTTATCTTTCTTTAATGCTGCAGGAGAGACCTGTAAGAGATGTTGACTTTCAGACTATACAGAGAAAGGTAAATGGGAGGGGCTCAAATATGCTCCTGACACCGCAAATCTCCCTCTGACATTGTGCTGTATAACTTCTTTTTCTCTTACTACAGCTGCTAACATCTCTCCGTCCCAAGGATCGGAAATAACCGCTACGCCTCATCATTTACAGATTAATATCATTTTCTTGCTCCTATTTTCTTGTAGGTTTTGATGATGTCCCTTCCTGTTAATAATGGGAAGGAGGATGTGTCTCTTATTAAACTCCTTCTCATCACGTGAAGTCCCCACAATGCATTGTTTTTCTGTAAGCGACACGTGTCCCTCCGTAGTCCATCCTGTGTCTTTCATTCAATATCATTTTGTGTCCAAGTCGGATTTGTGTGTTTCATTTCTCCCATCAAGTTGTCAtcgttttgtttttctttacgtTTGTGTTTGTAGTGTGACAGAGCCCGCTCACCCTCCCCTTCTGATTGTTGCTTTTTGACTCCATGGAGCAGAAAGGTATTTGTCTGCATGGTCAAATCTGCAGCCTATAAACGTTCTACAAATAGTTCTATAACATCTAATACTTTATTTCCTTAAGGGGTCAATTCCATTTTCAAGTAGACTGAATATCAACTTCACTGCCTTTTAATGAGTAGAATTTGGAACTTTCTGAATTGATGAGTATTGAAATAGAATTGACCCTAGCTCTACTCTCCCTTCTGCTCCTGTAGCGAccttatctgtctgtcttcatctccAAAACATTCAAATCACCCATCTCCATTCCACTCCTTTCAACTTCTGACATGTATACAATTCTGAGACTTTCCttaatttatattatttcaCCCTTGACTGTATTAACCATCTCTTCTTAATGTCTTCATAATCTTAACAGTTTTTACCTAAATGGAATTGAAATGTGTGTTCGTACGTATTGTATGTATACTATATATTGTGTAATTGCATTAAATGTTATCGTTATTATGTTATTTGTGTTGCCACTCATTTTTAGTATGTATCCAAAATGGCAGCCAAAATATCTATCAGTTTTGACCATAAAAGGAACAGTGACTAAAGCCCTGCCAATTTTGACCATTTAATGAATAGACAGACTAAATACATACTAGATATAGCCACATAAAGAATAGACATTTGGCTATTTGGCTACTAAATCTCATTTTGTCCAGATATGGAAAAGTGTGCCATTGTAAGTCTTCTTTTAACCCTGACACCCGAAACAACCAGTCCAACACTTCCTGTCTGCTTCAGGCTGCCACTACCACCGACTCTGGTGAAGAGGCTATGGTGGGCCACAGGTCAAAGTGCGCCATCCCCAACCCCCCGTCCACACTGGACAAGCAGACCAACTGGTCCAAGGCCCTTCCACTGCCCACCCCCCAGGAAAGGATGAAGAGCGATCCGGCTGTCGTCTCCTCCTGCATCATCCCCATCAATGTCACTGGTAGGTACAGCTGGGGTGCATCTCTCTATGTGTAGTACCAGTCTCAATCTCCATATCCCTCACTCCTTCTCAATCTCCATCCCCCTCACTGCTTCTCAATCTCCATATCCCTCACTCCTTCTCAATCTCCATCCCCCTCACTGCTTCTCAATCTCCATCCCCCTCACTGCTTCTCAATCTCCATCCCCCTCACTGCTTCTCAATCTCCATCCCCCTCACTGCTTCTCAATCTCCATTTCCCTCACTGCTTCTCAatctccatctccctcactgcttctccatctccctcactgCTTCTCAATCTCCATCACCCTCACTGCTTCTTAATCACCCTCACTGCTTCTTAATCTCCCTCACTGCTTCTCAATCTCCCTCACTGCTTCTCAATCTCCCTCACTGCTTCTCAATCTCCATATCCCTCACTGCTTCTCAATCTCCCTCACTGCTTCTCAatctccatctccctcactgcttctccatctccctcactgCTTCTCAATCTCCATCACCCTCACTGCTTCTTAATCACCCTCACTGCTTCTTAATCACCCTCACTGCTTCTCAATCTCCCTCACTGCTTCTCAATCTCCCTCACTGCTTCTCAATCTCCCTCACTGCTTCTCAATCTCCCTCACTGCTTCTCAATCTCCATATCCCTCACTGCTTCTCAATCTCCCTCACTGCTTCTCAatctccatctccctcactgCTTCTCAatctccatctccctcactgCTTCTCAATCTCCCTCACTGCTTCTCAATCTCCCTCACTGATTCTCTATCTCCCTCACTGCTTCTCAatctccatctccctcactgCTTTTCAATCTCCCTCACTGCTTTTCAATCTCCCTCACTGCTTTTCAATCTCCCTCACTGCTTCTCAATCTTCCTCACTGCTTCTCAatctccatctccctcactctctctctcattcttcatttccctcactctctctctttctccatttccctcactctctgtctcaatTCAATCtcattatctgtctctctctatttctctctctctttcactcaccCTCAccttttgtctctcttttgAAAATTCTCTTTTTCAACGTCAATCATAATCTCCCTCTTTCACACTTACTATTTCTTTCCTCTGtcattttctcctctctctgggCGGATGtctaatcaattaatcaattaatgactatgctgtttgttttttagtGCCTGCATGTAACTTGTAAACTGTGTGGAATGCGATTTggaaaacaatcaatcaatccatcAGTCGGTCAGTGAATTGCATCCAGAGCAGCTGTTTCACATGGCCATTGTCCCTGTTCACAGGGGTGGGGTTTGACCGGGAGGCGAGCGTGCGCTGCTCCCTTGTGCACTCCCAGTCTGTGCTGCAGCGAAGGAGGAAACTCAGGCGGAGGAAGACCATCACAGGCATCCCCAGACGGGTTCAACAGGACATGGGTGCGTCTGGTGATGCCTGCACTGTTATTATTGTCTGGTGATGCTGGCACTGTTATTATTGTCTGGTGATGCCTGCACCGTTATTACTGTCTTAAGATGTCTGGTGATGTCTGCACTGTTGTTACAGTCTTACGGCTTTTCATTTCACTCTTCACAGTGGGTTTAATAAGATACAATTTATTTGGGAAAAAACATGTATAATTATCCTAACGTGCCAAAAAATACACTTTAAACTATTTATATTCATCTGCCTGGGGTTTTGCCGACGGACAAGAAACAGTCCTGTTCTCTTCGTGCTGACCCGTGACGCGCTGACCCGTGACGCGCTGACCCGTGACGCGCTGACCCGTGACGCGCTGACCCGTGACGCGCTGACCCGTGACGCGCTGACCCGTGACGCGCTGACCCGTGACGCGCTGACCCGTGACGCGCTGACCGATATCCTGTGTTCCGCTGTAGATTCTGATGAGTCTCCTGTGGCGCGAGAGAGGACAGTGATCGTCCACGCCAACACACATCTGTCCCTGTGCCAAGAGGAGGGGTCCCTCCGAGGAGGACACACAAAGGACTCCGGCTGCCAGACCGATGACTGCCTCATCGCTGCCGGTGGCGCCCCGTCGCGGAGACGCATCCGAGCCCAGCGAGGCGGCCAGGGCGGCGTCCccgcctctctctcccactccaccGGGaacatctcctccctccccgACCACCCGGACACCGCCATGTACACCGCCTCCGGCTCGCGCCTCCGCTCGCGCAGCCTCCCGCGCGAGGGCGGCCGAATCCGCGACGAAGACCAGGACGACAGTGACGAGGACGAGGACGACGAGGAGGACGAAGATGACGAGGAGGAGCTCTCTCCTTACGAGACGGAGGACTTCCTGCCCGGGGCGGGGCCGAGGATGTTGAAGGACGAGGAGGAGAGTACGGATGACCAAGCTGGGCCAGACCTGCAGTTGGGCAGCCTGAAGAGGATGCAGCACAGCCAGGGAGGGAGCCCGGAACACATCTGGATGGAGCGAGGGCGCTCCCGGCTGCCCCGGAAGGCGGACATGGGAAGCTGCGAGATCTCGTCCAGCTCTGACACCTTCAGCAGCCCCATTCACTGTATCTCCACCACAGGTGTTCTGGGAGGCCAGCTCGACCACAAGGTTTGTCTCTGTCGACTTCTTCACTAGTACCTCTGTGAGTCCCAACTGGCACTAATGGTAGTGCGCTGCTTCTGCCACTACAGTGATGCACTTTGAACCAGGGTGTCCCTTGGGAGACTGGCTGTCTCTTTGCTTTGCTTTGCCCTGATACAACTGATTAATATCATTCATTCTAGGAGGACCACCAGTCTTCCAGCGGAAACTGGAGCGGGTCCAGTTCCACATGCCCCTCCCAAACGTCTGAGACACTCCCCCCTGCTCCCTCCCCTCCACTGACCGGCTCCTCCCACTGTGATTCGGAGCTGTCGCTCAACGCTGCGCCGCATGCTATTGATGACCTAACCGGGTTCATCATCGACCCTTACCACTCGGATAGGCCGCAGGTGGGTTTTCCTCTTTTTGCTGTTATAAACCAGTTCCCAACACAATTAGGACAGTCATCCCTGTGGTATACAGTGTCATATACCATGGTTTTCAACCCATCAGCATTCAGCCTTTGAACCACCTGGTATGAACTACTGTATGTAGGTCAGTCCTGGGTTCTGAAATCCTGAAACatcacagaaaataatttatcaGTGCCTGTTTGAGCTTGCTTGGCATAAGGAACACAGAATACATATAGagtcatacatacatacatacttatatatattcagtttataagagaccactgcacctctttctttccaaaaaagtgaaaaggaaaggttttgagtgaggaacagaagggttaaaattaagagaccactgctaattgaacgcatctgttcctcactcaaaacttttcttttcaacttttttggaaaggaaagaaaaaggtgccgtggtctcttaatttttcccgggGCTGTATATtcttaaatatttcattatgcAGATATAGtaaattgtaattaattattgCCCACTTTATACCAGGGCCAGGGTCATAGGTCCTGCTCCTTCACCTCCTCAGCCACTGACCAGCTGGATGACGCCGGGGTCAGTACCGCCAGCGAGGGGGAGTGGGCGTACCCCCAAGACCAGGTAACACTGCTAACTAGAACACAGAGTGTATTAATGTTCTGTATTTCATGTTATATCACCATGTATCCTACTCTGTTGTAGTAAAGCATGTTCTGTGTGGTTTTGTTTTACGGAATTCTATTTTATCATTATGTATTTTGGTTGGCTCTTTCATGCTTGATCTTACCTCATCCTGTTTTCCAGGCTGACAATGACCAGGAGCAGCCGTGCGGTCAGGACTTCAGCCCCAGGCGTTCCTCCAGGGGCGACCAGACCAGGTTGAACTTCACCAGCATCAACGCCTATGAGGGCTTCTCCGACCAAGCGCCCCCTAGTACTGCAGCCGACTCCCAGGGCTTCTACTCCGCCGTGCACTTTGACCCCATGCATGGACAGAGTTACAGGAGCTACATACACAACTATGCAGTGGTGGGATCTGGTGCTGACTGTGGCCAGGGTAGTACTGGGGCTGCTTGTCCTGGCGTAGGCGAAGGAATGGATGGGTACCCCCCCCAGACCTCAGAATACAGGGGGGCCACCATGACGCTAGGTAGGCTGTGTCGGCCGCTGAAAAAACCAAAGGCCAAGCCCCCCCCACCAAAACGTACCTCATCGCTGAAGGAGGCGTGTGGATCTGGCGCTCCGGAGAGCGTCCTCCCCGAGCCGAGCGACCAGGCGGAGCCAACGACACCCCTCAGTGGGCAGAGCCAGACCCAAACGCTGAACCTGCCTGTGTCCCCCAGAGATCGGGAGATGAGGCTGCAGCTGGACCTGACCTGCCCAGGACAGGCGGAGGTTGCTGGGCTGGAGGCCGACGTGGCTGTGGTGAGCGGTGGAGGAGGTGCCTGGGGGATGGGGAGCCCCCGGAGCCCTAGGACCGTGGAGATGACGGAGCCCACCTCCTTCggctccacagacacacactccttcAAGAATGAGGGGGCCGTGCAGTCCGACTATGCAGACCTCTGGCTCCTCAATGACTTGAAATCCAAAAACAGCAGCGACCCCTACGGATCGCTGTCCAACTCCAGCACTGCTACCGGTACTACTGTTGTCGAATGCATCAGGTCTCCGGTggacacctcctcctctcccggTGGAGAGACCCGGGCCTTGGTGCATTCCTCCGGCTCTGGTTCCAGCTCTTCCAGGCCCGCCTCGCCTCCTCTTCCGCCTGGGGATGGGGACTTCAAGCTGGGGTCCCCTGAGAAATTGGCTGGCCTTGCCTCACCCTCCAGCGGATACTCCAGCCAGTCTGAGACACCCACGTCGTCGTTCCCGTCGGCGTTCTTCCCCGGGCCGCTTTCTCCGAACAGCGGGAAACGGAAGCCCAAAGTCCCAGAGAGGAAGTCGTCTCTGTCATCCCTGCAGAACCAGACCCActtctccagctctgcctcttcctcatcctcctcctcttccacgtCATCCAGGAAGGACTATGACTTCCCGGCTCCACCCACCCAACTTGACTTAAGTGCTCTTCACAGCGGCAGCCACAGCAGCCGACCTTTACCCATGCTGGCCCACCGGACCCACATGCAGACGCTGCA contains:
- the nhsb gene encoding Nance-Horan syndrome protein isoform X2, which translates into the protein MPFAKRIVEPQLLCRQPIPNDEGSLNIEDLCSINNVVLSRTLRQLSDLAKHACSLFQELENEIMSTNQRVWVLQNKIGKIQQTANGLDPKKEAVPVSNLDVESKLTAHYRAPWHQQHNVFHPCSRPPCVEELHRHAQQSLRALHRDHRQRSNSRERRVAISISAAPPMPSFPSPRTLRRQEQRGRHSRSQQRPEREREYQPRKERQMRETEIQTVQRKERPVRDVDFQTIQRKCDRARSPSPSDCCFLTPWSRKAATTTDSGEEAMVGHRSKCAIPNPPSTLDKQTNWSKALPLPTPQERMKSDPAVVSSCIIPINVTGVGFDREASVRCSLVHSQSVLQRRRKLRRRKTITGIPRRVQQDMDSDESPVARERTVIVHANTHLSLCQEEGSLRGGHTKDSGCQTDDCLIAAGGAPSRRRIRAQRGGQGGVPASLSHSTGNISSLPDHPDTAMYTASGSRLRSRSLPREGGRIRDEDQDDSDEDEDDEEDEDDEEELSPYETEDFLPGAGPRMLKDEEESTDDQAGPDLQLGSLKRMQHSQGGSPEHIWMERGRSRLPRKADMGSCEISSSSDTFSSPIHCISTTGVLGGQLDHKEDHQSSSGNWSGSSSTCPSQTSETLPPAPSPPLTGSSHCDSELSLNAAPHAIDDLTGFIIDPYHSDRPQGQGHRSCSFTSSATDQLDDAGVSTASEGEWAYPQDQADNDQEQPCGQDFSPRRSSRGDQTRLNFTSINAYEGFSDQAPPSTAADSQGFYSAVHFDPMHGQSYRSYIHNYAVVGSGADCGQGSTGAACPGVGEGMDGYPPQTSEYRGATMTLGRLCRPLKKPKAKPPPPKRTSSLKEACGSGAPESVLPEPSDQAEPTTPLSGQSQTQTLNLPVSPRDREMRLQLDLTCPGQAEVAGLEADVAVVSGGGGAWGMGSPRSPRTVEMTEPTSFGSTDTHSFKNEGAVQSDYADLWLLNDLKSKNSSDPYGSLSNSSTATGTTVVECIRSPVDTSSSPGGETRALVHSSGSGSSSSRPASPPLPPGDGDFKLGSPEKLAGLASPSSGYSSQSETPTSSFPSAFFPGPLSPNSGKRKPKVPERKSSLSSLQNQTHFSSSASSSSSSSSTSSRKDYDFPAPPTQLDLSALHSGSHSSRPLPMLAHRTHMQTLHQNKQKAAAAAAAAAEARAANNAAANANTSANANTSANANAMASATSSGFSYGSAMTPEAPLAANPMALAITPTVLRSVQLRSTCQRAADSAQAQSQGAQGQEPPPPPQAWTHEARGAPATRPKMPSVTIVTPHSDTNTRPLPPRRPIAQKPPPPQIQDHYQNLSQEQHPHSVTHQHPTPMQHPDGPPPYESLARHRQDRYGPGTFWAMTAFRTRLAEPMEPLELEEPTHRAPPPTPEPIVPTTHPECHVLGERTEDEEEDEDEEHDREISRVMSHSQGLMREYRERNQREHPREPPTYETLEESHSYQSQSQYHSNTVRRCDLEPRGSPNKVPGTTAAASHPYPISGLRGGSEDDHEMTPFGVPSRSASQDNSRGDSTTPETEDYFSKDSTSPSDNSLSPMTDETTKPDDDVVFTSPSKSRTTEDLFAMIHRSKRKVLGRKDSGELSGKSRLCPPPAAVVPPVAVLPAIPPPPPLNIPTGSTLSPAGTQRTPGPIYRSAKKSSTSNEEFKLLLLKKGSRTDSSYRMSATEILKSPIAPKSPGDPLSADSQARYSTEDPSSPLQEPSLQGPGEQLFPPSLLPRTNSDSFSPKTLPMSASSRQGRSRIPPAANSSRYSTRSRLYTAPMQAISEGETENSDGSPHDDRSS
- the nhsb gene encoding Nance-Horan syndrome protein isoform X8, whose protein sequence is MALACLGLGCVSLRSRAVSNLDVESKLTAHYRAPWHQQHNVFHPCSRPPCVEELHRHAQQSLRALHRDHRQRSNSRERRVAISISAAPPMPSFPSPRTLRRQEQRGRHSRSQQQRPEREREYQPRKERQMRETEIQTVQRKERPVRDVDFQTIQRKCDRARSPSPSDCCFLTPWSRKAATTTDSGEEAMVGHRSKCAIPNPPSTLDKQTNWSKALPLPTPQERMKSDPAVVSSCIIPINVTGVGFDREASVRCSLVHSQSVLQRRRKLRRRKTITGIPRRVQQDMDSDESPVARERTVIVHANTHLSLCQEEGSLRGGHTKDSGCQTDDCLIAAGGAPSRRRIRAQRGGQGGVPASLSHSTGNISSLPDHPDTAMYTASGSRLRSRSLPREGGRIRDEDQDDSDEDEDDEEDEDDEEELSPYETEDFLPGAGPRMLKDEEESTDDQAGPDLQLGSLKRMQHSQGGSPEHIWMERGRSRLPRKADMGSCEISSSSDTFSSPIHCISTTGVLGGQLDHKEDHQSSSGNWSGSSSTCPSQTSETLPPAPSPPLTGSSHCDSELSLNAAPHAIDDLTGFIIDPYHSDRPQGQGHRSCSFTSSATDQLDDAGVSTASEGEWAYPQDQADNDQEQPCGQDFSPRRSSRGDQTRLNFTSINAYEGFSDQAPPSTAADSQGFYSAVHFDPMHGQSYRSYIHNYAVVGSGADCGQGSTGAACPGVGEGMDGYPPQTSEYRGATMTLGRLCRPLKKPKAKPPPPKRTSSLKEACGSGAPESVLPEPSDQAEPTTPLSGQSQTQTLNLPVSPRDREMRLQLDLTCPGQAEVAGLEADVAVVSGGGGAWGMGSPRSPRTVEMTEPTSFGSTDTHSFKNEGAVQSDYADLWLLNDLKSKNSSDPYGSLSNSSTATGTTVVECIRSPVDTSSSPGGETRALVHSSGSGSSSSRPASPPLPPGDGDFKLGSPEKLAGLASPSSGYSSQSETPTSSFPSAFFPGPLSPNSGKRKPKVPERKSSLSSLQNQTHFSSSASSSSSSSSTSSRKDYDFPAPPTQLDLSALHSGSHSSRPLPMLAHRTHMQTLHQNKQKAAAAAAAAAEARAANNAAANANTSANANTSANANAMASATSSGFSYGSAMTPEAPLAANPMALAITPTVLRSVQLRSTCQRAADSAQAQSQGAQGQEPPPPPQAWTHEARGAPATRPKMPSVTIVTPHSDTNTRPLPPRRPIAQKPPPPQIQDHYQNLSQEQHPHSVTHQHPTPMQHPDGPPPYESLARHRQDRYGPGTFWAMTAFRTRLAEPMEPLELEEPTHRAPPPTPEPIVPTTHPECHVLGERTEDEEEDEDEEHDREISRVMSHSQGLMREYRERNQREHPREPPTYETLEESHSYQSQSQYHSNTVRRCDLEPRGSPNKVPGTTAAASHPYPISGLRGGSEDDHEMTPFGVPSRSASQDNSRGDSTTPETEDYFSKDSTSPSDNSLSPMTDETTKPDDDVVFTSPSKSRTTEDLFAMIHRSKRKVLGRKDSGELSGKSRLCPPPAAVVPPVAVLPAIPPPPPLNIPTGSTLSPAGTQRTPGPIYRSAKKSSTSNEEFKLLLLKKGSRTDSSYRMSATEILKSPIAPKSPGDPLSADSQARYSTEDPSSPLQEPSLQGPGEQLFPPSLLPRTNSDSFSPKTLPMSASSRQGRSRIPPAANSSRYSTRSRLYTAPMQAISEGETENSDGSPHDDRSS